Within the Acidobacteriota bacterium genome, the region CCGCCGCAAGCTCAATGCGCTCTATCATCCCTACAAACAGCGCCTGACGGACGAACGGCTGGCCCAGGTTCCCGAGGTGATTCGGGAGGACTTGAGGATCGCGCTGAAGTCCTTCGAAAACGAGTTGCGGCCCCCGGAGCGCTACCTCAAGGAGAAGTTCGAGCCGGTGGTGGTGCCGTCTGAAGAACAGATCCAGGCGCTCTTGAACCCCGATCAACTGGCGAGGGCCTCACATCTCAAGAGCCGGATTGCCGCCCTGGAAAGACTCCGTCGGACCTATGGCACCCTGCAGGCCACGGTGGATACCGGACCGCCGCCGCCGACCTATTTTCTGATCCGGGGGAACTACCTGACTCCGGGACCGGAGGTGGAGCCCGGGATGCCGGCAGTGCTCACCGAACCCGGTGGGGAGGCCCTGCAGTCGGAAAACGGTGCGGCCGGCCGGAGCAGTGGCCGGCGGCTGGCGCTGGCTCGGCGTCTGACGGAGTCCGATTCCAGGGCAGCCGCCCTGGTGGCTCGGGTCCGGGTCAATCGAGTCTGGCAGCGCCTGTTCGGGGAGGGCATTGTAGCCACTTCGGACAATCTGGGTCGCAACGGATCCCGTCCCACCCATCCGGAGCTTCTGGAATGGCTGGCCGATGGCTTTGTGAGCGGCGGTTGGCAGGTCAAGCCCCTGGTGCGCCTGCTGGTGACCTCGACCGCTTATCGCCAACAGTCACGCTTGCCCGGCCACGAAGACTCTCGAGGCCACAAGCAGCATGCCCGGGTAGCCATGAGTGTCGATCCCGGCAACCGACTGCTGTGGAGGATGCCCTTGCGCCGCCTGGAATCGGAGGCCATCCGGGACTCCATCATGGCCGTCAGCGGCAAGCTGAGTCGTACCATGGGGGGGCCGGCCATCCGCCTGGACGGCAAAGCCGACGGCATGGTGACGGTGTCGATACCCGATCTGGCCCATCCGGGCGACCGCTGGAGGAGAAGTCTCTACCTGGTGGGTCGCAGGAACTACAACCTGACCGTGTTGAGCGTCTTCGACCAGCCCAAGTTGTCGATGAACTGTATCCGAAGGGATACATCGGCCGCGGTGCTCCAGACCCTGGTCCTGCTGAACGACGCCTTCCTCCTGGAGCAGGCCCGGTTCTTTGCGGGGCGGGTATCCCGATTGGCCCGGGATCCCGGCAAGAGAATCGAACTGGCTTTTCGGTTGGCTCTGGCCAGAAAACCCAGCCGGAAAGAGCTTTCCTGGAGCCGGGAACTGCTGGAACGAGAGGCCCGGCGCCGCCTGGCGACTGCGGCCGGCCGCGAGGCCGCCGATCTCGAGGCTCTGGCCAGCTTGTGCCAGATGATCCTGAACAGCAACGAGTTTCTCCATGTGGGATAAGAAAACAGACACTTCTCGTTTGCAGGAAGACACCTGGTCGCGGCGGGAATTCCTGCACCGGTCCGGGCTGGGATTCGGTGGCATGGCCCTGGCTCATCTGCTGCAGGCTGAACTGGCCGTCGCCAGCTCCTCTTCCTCTAGCAGTCCCAATCTTCTACCCAGGCAGCCCCATATCCGGCCGCAGGCCCGCGCCGTGATTCAACTCATGCAGAACGGCGGTCCCAGCCAGATGGATCTGTTCGATCCCAAGCCGGAGTTGCAGAAGCGGTCCGGGAAGCGGCATGTCGAGAAGGTGGAGACCTTTCAGCCGGGCAGCGAGGCCAACATGCTGCTGGGCAGCCCCTTCGAGTTTGCTCCGCGCGGGCAGTCCGGGATCGAGCTTTCCAACGCCATTCCCCATACGGCTTCCATGGTGGACGACCTCTGCTTTGTGCGCTCCATGCACACCGAGCACAACAACCACACCGAAGCCCTGGTCATGCTGCAGACCTGCAAGATCTTTCCCGGCAGGCCCACCCTGGGGGCCTGGATCAGCTATGCCCTCGGAACCGAAAACCAGAACCTCCCCTCCTACATCGTCTTGCGCGACCCCGAGGGCTACGGCACCAGCGCCGCCCTGTTGTGGGAGAACGGCTGGTTGCCGTCTCTCTATCGCGGCACCGAATTCAGTTCCAGGGGCTCCGCCGTCCTGGATCTGCATCCGGCCCGGCCGGTGGCCAGCCAATCGCGAAGGGACCAGCTGGACTTTCTGGCGAAGCTCAACCAGCAGCATCGAACCGGCTATCCCCACAACTCCGATCTGGAGACGCGCATTCGCAACTACGAGCTGGCTGCGCGGATGCAGTTGGCGGCCGGTGAGGTCCTGGACCACTCGGGCGAGTCGGCGGCCACCAAGCAGCTCTACGGACTGGATATTCCGGCGATCTCCAGCTATGGGACCCGCCTGCTGATGGCCAGGCGCCTGGTGGAGGCCGGAGTGCGCTTCATTCAGGTCTTCCCGCCGGCCAAGCCCTCCACCCAGCCCTGGGACAGCCACAGGAATACGCAAGAAGAGATCGAATCCATCGCCGCCAGGACGGAGTTGCCGGTCGAAGGCCTGGTGAGAGACCTCCAGAGCCGGGGATTGCTGGACAGCGTCATCGTGATGTGGTGCGGGGAATTCGGACGGCTGCCGGTATCCCAGAACGGGTTGGGGCGTGACCACAATCGAAACGCCTTTACGCTTTGGCTTGCGGGTGGGGGCTTCAAGGCCGGATACGCCCACGGGGCCACCGACGAGTTCGGCTATCGGGCCGTGAAGGATCGAGTGAGCGTGCCCGATTTGCAGGCCACCGTGCTGCACCAGCTGGGAGTGGATCACCGCAAGCTGAGCTATCTCCACCACGGCCGGGACGAGACCCCAACCGACTATCCGGTGACCGGAGCCAAGGTCGTGCGGGAACTGCTCGACCGGCCATCGGTTCCAGTCTAGCCCGGGGCTGCTACTCCTTCATCCTGGTGTTCCCGGGATCGAATACGGGCGAAGCGGCCACCGTCACCGGATAGGCTCTGTTCATGTACAGCACCTGCAGCCCGGTGCCGGGCGTCGCCTGCTCGATCGGCAGATAGGCGAGCAGGAGAAACTTGCCGACGGAAGGTCCCATGCCGGCGGAGGTAGCCCGCGACTCCCGGTCGCGGGCGTCGACGATGCGGGCGCCGTCTGCAGTGAGGATCGGCTCGTTGCCCCCGGTGGGAAAGCGCTTCAGCCCCGACGCGTCGGCGTCCATGGTCAGCGTGCACAGCTTGGCCACGGGTCGCTCCGAACGCGCCTGCAGATAGGCGTTTCTACCAATGAAATCCGCGTCTTTCACGCGGGCCCTCCCCAGACCGGCCTCGACCGGCGAGTGCTCCGAGTCGAGATCCGCGCCCATGAGCGCGTACCCCTTCTCCAGCCGGCCGGTGCCGCCGTACACTCCCATGCCGACCGGCCGGGCGTCGAAGACGCGACCAGCCTCCAGCACCGCATCCCACAGGTGCGCGCCGTGCGGCATGGGGGCATAGATCTCCCAACCGTTCTCGCCCACGTACGAGATGCGCAGCATCGTCACCGGTACGCCTCCGACGATCGCCTCCTGCAGCGTGCCGTACGGAAAAGCCGCTTGGGAGAGCGGCGTGTCGGTGATGGTGGAGAGCAGTGCGCCGGCGTCCGGACCCCACACGCCCAGAGTACAAATGGCAGACGACAGGTTCTCGAACTGCACGGAGCCGTCAGGGGGCAGATGCCGGCGGAACCAGACTTCGTCGCGCGCGCCGTCGAAGGCGCCGGTAACGATGCGGAACCGATCTTGGGCGAGCCGCTGGATGGTGAGATCGGCTCGGATGCCACCTTCGGGCGTGAGCAGCGGCGTGTAGATGCAGCGGCCCACGGGACGATCGCAGCGGTTCACCGTCAGTCTTTCAAGGTAGGGCGTCACACCGGGTCCGGAGGCGTCGAAGATCTGAAACCCGCTCAGATCGACGATGCCCACCTTCTCCCGCAGGTGGAGGTGTTCCGCGTCGATGATGGGCGACCACCAGCGACGGTCCCACTCGTGGGGGCGGTCCGGGACCGCGTAGCCCGAAACCAGATCGGCGTTGCTCGCGTACCACTGGGGGCGTTCCCAGCCGCGCGCCTCGTGGAACTCGGCGCCCAGGGCGGCAGTCCGGTCGTGGAAGGGCGCTCGTTTCATGCCGCGCCCCGACTCCCACTGCTCGCGTGGATGCACGATGCCGTAGGTCTTGTTGAAGTGCTCGTGGCAGCGCTGGCGAATGTGCTGCGAAGTCCGCTCGTGGGGATAGAATCGGGTGACGTCGGACCCGTGCGGATCGCACAGGCGCGGGTAGCCATAGGTGATCCACTCCGCCACGAGGCGCGCCGTGCCCGGGCCTTCCTTGACCCAGACGGCCGCGGCCGACCAGAGCTTCTCCACCTCGGCCGTCTCTCCCAGCACCTGCTGCGCGTCGGGGGTCAGGGACAGCAGGCCGTTGACCGCGTATTGCATCTCGGACCCGGCCAGCAGCGCGCCCATGATCTCGCGGGCGTGTTCGAGCTGGGGTGCGAAGTCGCCGGAGGTGAACGGCAACTCGGTGGGCGAACGCTCGGCCTCGGCCAGCGACGGAATGTCGTCGGGAGGCACCAGAATGGGCCGATGGGCGTAGGAGCCGACCTGCATCACCTCCTGACTCTGCCGTTCATACATGAACGTGTCCATGTCGCGCACGATAGGGAAGCCGATCTCGTTGCCGGTCCGCTGCAGAAGGTCGATCGAGCCGAAGTTGGCCATTTGGTGCACGGCAGGCGTCAGGGGAATGGTGGCGCCGGCCATGGCGGCCAGTCGCGGGCTCCAGACCCCGCAGGCGATCACCACTTGCTCGACCTCGATGGCCCCGCTCGCGGTAACTACGGCCCGGATGCGCGGGCGGCCGACGGGCGGGCGGGTCACCTCGAGCCCGGTGACCTCGGTGTTGTCCAATACCGTGAGCACGCCCTTCGCCTGCGCCCGCTCGCGCATGATCGTACCCGCCCGGACCGAGTCGACCACCGACGCGCTGGGGGTGTAAAAGCCGCCCCGGATCACGTCGCCATTCACGAACGGTGCCTTGGCGACGACCTCCGCCGACGACAGCAGCTCGGTCCGGATGCCCCAGGCCCGCGCCGAGGTCATGCGCCGGCGCAACTCCTCCATGCGGGCCTCGGTGCGCGCCACCTCGATGCCGCCGCAGGTGGTGTTGACGCCGAGCGCCTCGTACTGGCGTTGGCTGTCCAGGGTCAGCAGGGCGATCTCCCGGTTGTGGTCGGTCGGAAAGATGAAGTTCGAGGCGTGGCCGGTCGAGCCCCCGGGCTTGGGCAGCGGCCCCTTGTCGATGAGCAGCAGGTCGCGCCAACCGAGCTCCGCCAGATGAGCGACCAGGCAGTTGCCGACGATGCCGGCGCCGATCACGGCGACGCTTGCCCGCTCCGGCGCAGCGCTCCGGACCGTGCTGCTCGTGTTGAACCCCTTCATTCCGATCTCCCGATTGTGCACGACGATTTCCGGGCCGCGTGCCGTCCCTAGATAGCGGCCCTGAACGGTTGACCGCAGCCGGAATCGTGCATGATAATGCAGTCCGTCCCGCTCCTGCAAACGTCCGCCGGAGGCTGGTTCGCAAGGACGCAAGGGGAGGAGTCATGAGCGGTCAGCCGCGCGGTGTCGACCAATCCGACCGCATGGTACCGATCAACCTGCGCCAGAGTGGCCTCACCCCCACCCAACTGCTCATCTCCACCCGCGTGCGGAAGTCGCCCTACTGGCATCTGTCCCATGCCGCGGGCTGCTGGCGAGCCACCGTTTACAACCGCGTGTACCATCCGCGCGGCTACGTCCGGCCCGAGGAAGGCGGCGCCGCGGCCGAGCACGAGGCCCTGACGCAGCACGTCACGCTGTGGAACGTCGCCGTCGAACGGCAGATCCGGGTCGCCGGCACCGACGCCGAGCGGTTCGTCGACTACGTCATCACCCGCGACGCGACCCTCATCGAGCCGATGAGCGCCCGCTACGTCATCCTCTGCAACGACAAGGGCGGCATCCTGAACGACCCGGTGCTGCTGCGCCTCTCGCGCCACGAGTTCTGGTTCTCGCTGGCCGACTCCGACCTGCTGTACTGGCTGCAGGGCGTCAACGTGGGGCTGCGCATGGACGTGGGGATCGACGAGATCGATGTTTGCCCGGTGCAGATCCAGGGGCCCAAGTCGCTCGCCCTGATGGTCGATCTGGTCGGCGGCGGAGTCCGGGATATTCCCTACTACGGTCTCCTCGAAGCGGAGATCGGGGGCTGTTCGGTCGTCGTCTCCCAGTCCGGCTTCTCGGGCGAGAAGGGCTACGAAATCTATCTGCGGGACGCGACCCTGCACGCCGAAAGGCTGTGGAGCGCGGTGCTTGAGGCGGGGGAACCCCACCAATTGATGGTCATCGCCCCCGGGCATCAGCGCCGCATCCAGGCCGGCATCCTGTCCTGGGGCCAGGACATGGACCATGAGACGGTGCCGTTCCAGTGCAACCTGGCCTATCAGGTGCCGCGCAAGAAGAGGGGCGACTACATCGGGCGGGCGGCCCTGGAACGGATGCGCGCCGAGATCGAGGCCGGCAGGCCGCCGTTCAAGATGGTCATGGTGGGCATGAAGCTGGGCGGCAAGCCGATCGACGACTATGCGCCGGACTTCTGGCTGGTCTCGGACGCCGGAGGCGGCGACCCGATCGGATACCTGACTTCGCCCTGGCACGCCCCCGAGATCGGCTGCAACATCGCCCTGGGCTACGTGCCGCTCGGCAGGTCGGCGGTCGGGACCGAGCTGCGGGTCTGGCTGCCCGACGACTACGCCAGTGAGCCGGGACGGCCGGACCCCGCCCGGGTGTGCGAGGTCCCTTTCCGTCCATCCTTCAACCCGAGCGCCCGGGAGCGAGCCCACGCCCGCGGAGAAGACGCGGCCGACTAGCGCGCCGGCTCAGAAATAGGGTTGCCGTCTCTCGGAACGCAACGGCGCCGGATTTCAGGAGCGACGACGGCAGCCGAGAGGGCGTTATTAGGGTGGCAGCCGGTGGGCTTGGTTTTGTGGCGGAGGTGGGTAGAGTTCTTTACAATAATCATTGTTTCAAATAAGCACCGCCCCCGCCCTGTCGGGCGGATCATTCGAGAGTGAAACAGGGACCCCTTACGAGCCTCGGAGACTGGACCCCCACCGGCTCGACTGTGGGCAAAATCTCCTAAGTGGCAATCTTGCCGATTCCGTCCCCCCCACCGGTTCGACTGCGGGCGGGGCCCTTGTCTCACCGACTCCCCCTCCAGGGGGGAGTGATACTTGAGGCCAGCACAAGGCTCCTTGCCCGATTCCTGGGCGGGATGTAAACCATGTATGCGGTTTATTGTGTAAACCATGAATGGATTGCACAAAGCCGAGCCGGAAGGCGAAGGCTGATGCGGTGGGGGGCGAGGCTCGGCTCCGGACCGTGCGACAGGACGGCTCAAACCGGTTGCAACAGGGGTACTTCAAAAGCCAAGTTTCACCCCCTGAAGGCTCATCCATGAATCTTTCTTCTCCCCAGCCAACAAGAAACCGACCGACGAAGGCCGCGGGTTTATTTCTGAGCCTGGGTCTTTTCTTCTGGATCCCTCTGCCCGGGGCTGCTACCGACTCCGACGGCAGCGGCGAACTGCCGGAACAGCAGAAGTCCTTCCGGGAGAAGGTCCTCCCCGTCTTCCAGGAACACTGCCTGCGCTGTCATGGCGAGCAGCTGATGATCAAGGAGCTGGATCTCAGCAAGCTCTCAACCATCCTGAATGGCAGCGAGTCGGGTCCGGTGGTGGTGCCCGGCCGGCCGGCGGAGAGCAAGCTCTACCGGTTGATCGAAAGCGGTTCGATGCCTCCCGACCTGGACGGAGGTCTTCCGGAGGCGCAAAGGGCAACCATCAAGGCCTGGATCGAGAGCGGCCTGGCGAGCGGGTTGGAAGAGTCAGCCGCAAGCCAGGCCCTCAATCAGCACGACGTGATCCCGATTCTGCTGCGTCACTGCACCACCTGTCACGGGCTGCGCCGCCAGGGCAATGACCTCGATCTGAGGAGCCGGGCGTCCATGGTCCAGGGTGGGAAATCAGGTCCGGCATTGATTCCGGGAAAACCGGACCAGAGCCTGATGGTGGAGATGATCCGTTCGGGCAAGATGCCTCCCAAGAAACGGCTCTTTGAAGTCGGGGTGACCCCCGTTTCGGATTCCGACCTGGAAAAGCTGCGGCAGTGGATCCTGCAGGGCGCTCCGGAAGAGGACATCAAGCCCGATGTTGCCGGCACCGAGCCCGATCCTCTGGTGAGCGACCGGGACCGCCAGTTCTGGGCCTTCCAGCCGCCCAGGCAGGTCGCGCCGCCTGTGGTCGAACATGGGAATCGAGCGGTCAATCCCATCGACGCCTTCGTATCGAGAAAACTGGAAGACCGGGGATTGTCTCTGTCGGCCGAAGCCGATCGGTTGACACTGATCCGGCGAGCCTCCCTGGACCTGACCGGCCTGCCTCCGACGCCCCCCGAGGTCCGGAGGTTCTTGGAAGACCGGGAGCCGCGTGCCTACGAGAGACTCATCGACCGCTTGCTGGAGTCAGGCCGCTACGGGGAGCGCTGGGGACGTTACTGGCTGGACGTGGCCGGCTACTCCGACCACGAGGGCGGGAAGGTGAATGCCAACGGACCCGGCAGGAAGCATGCATGGCGGTATCGGGACTACGTGATCCGGTCCCTGAACGCCGACAAACCCTACGACCGCTTTCTCATGGAGCAGATCGCCGGAGACGAGCTGGTCGATTACGAAACGACTCCGGTGATTACCCGGGAGATGGTCGACAACCTGATCGCCACCGGTTTCCTGCGCATGGGGCCTGACAGCACCGGCTACGAGCTGAGCTTCGTGGAGGACCGGTTCGACGTCATTGCCGATGAAATCGAGATCCTGGGGACGGGCATCATGGGCATGACGCTCCAATGCGCCCGCTGCCACAGCCACAAGTTCGATCCCATTCCCCAGCGGGACTACTTCCGGCTTGCCGATCTGCTGAAGGGGGCTCTGGACGAGTTCGACTGGTTGGCGGGAACGCCGATCAGCGAGGTGGTGAAGTTCGAGCAGCGGATTCTGCCCTATGTGCCTCCCATGACCAATCCCTTGCGACTGCTGGAGCAGGAAAAAGAGCGCAAAGCCAGGAACGAGGTCCTGGAAGAGCAGGTCAAGGAGTTGCAGCAGGCGTTGGAGGAAAGGGGCAGGGACTTGAGGGACCGCGTTCTGGAGGAGCGGTTGGATCAGATTGCGCCCGCCCTGGCCCAGGATCTGAGGCTATTGCTCAAGACTCCGGAAGAAGATCGGAACAGCGGGCAGAAGTCCCTGGCCCAGGAGTACATGCAACTGTTGACCGTCACCGCCAACGAGTTGAAGGAGCGGGACGCCGTCTACCGACGGGAGGCTGGGAAGCTGGAGCGCAAGATCGCCTGGCTGCAACACCGGCAGGAGGCGGAGCCGCGTATTCGGGCGCTCTGGGACCGGGGAGCCCCCTCTCCCACCTATCTGCTCCGGCGGGGCGATTACTTGAGTCCGGGCCGGCTGGTCGGTCCGGGGGTGCCCTCGGTGCTGACTGACGGCAGAACTCCGTTCCGGGTGGAGCCTCCATGGCCGGGATCCCAAAAGACCGGAAGGCGCCTGGCCCTGGCCAAGTGGTTGGTGGACCGGGACCATCCCCTGACGGCGCGGGTCATGGTCAACCGCATCTGGAAGCACCATTTCGGCCGGGGGATCGTCGAGACCCTGGGCAATTTCGGAAAGTCGGGCGCCCGCCCCACCCATCCGGAGCTGCTGGACTGGCTGGCGGTGGAGTTCATGAATCGTAGCTGGAGCATGAAAGCCATCCACCGATTGATGATGACCTCCAGGACCTATCGCCAATCCTCCAGGGTAGGTCCCGAGCAGAAGCGGCTCGACCCCGAAAACCGGTTCCTGTCCCGATGGCCCTTGAAGCGTATGGACGGCGAAGCCCTCCGCGACAGCCTGCTTCGGGTCAGTGGCCGCCTGGATGAGACTCCTTACGGCCCCCCGGATCCGGTTTTTGTCAGAGCCGACGGGCTCTCCACCGCCTACGAGGGGGAAAGAGGCTGGCGGCGGAGCATCTATCTGCGGCAACTGCGCATGAACAGCCCCACCACCCTGGACCTGTTCGACTATCCCACCATGAATCCCAATTGCACCGAACGGGCACAGTCCACCGTAGCCCCGCAGGCTCTTCACCTGCTCAACGACGCCACCATCCGCCGGCTGGCGGCCGACCTGGCGCGGCGGGTGGAGAAGGAAGCGGGGGACAGCCTGCCAGCCCAGGTGGAACTCATGTACTGGATCGTGTTGAGCCGGCCCCCCGCTGCCGAAGAGCAGAGGTTGAGTCTGCAGTCCTTCCGGAGCGCCTGGAAGGAGCTGGGGAACGGCAACCGGAAGCGGCAACAGGTGTTGGCCAAGCTGGCCCATACGCTCTATAATTCGGCAGCTTTCGTCTATATCGATTGAACCGTCCAACCGTGAAACAAGCACCCGACCGATCGCCTCAGTCCATGACCCGCCGACACTTTTTCGGGCGGGTCTCCGACGGCATCTACGGAGTGGCCCTGACCCACCTGCTGACGGGCGATCTCTTCGGCGTGTCCGGCTTGACGGGCGGGTCCGAGTCTCCGGCTCCCGGCCGCGGCGGCATCTACGATGTCGCCCCCAGGAAGCCCCACTTCGAGGCCAAGGCCAAGTCGGTCATCCTGCTGTTCATGAACGGCGGCCCCAGCCCCATGGACCTGCTGGATCCCAAGCCGATGCTGGACAAGCACCACGGAGAGCCCTATTTCGACCAGGTTGCCGTGGACGTGCCCTCGCCTCAGCAGGCCGGCGGGTTGCTGCGCAGTCCCTTCAAGTTCGCCCAGCACGGCCAGTCCGGCACCTGGGTCTCCGAGGCCATGCCCCATGTCGCCCGGCGGGTGGACGACATCGCGGTCATCCGGTCCATGCACACCACCAGTCCGGCCCATCCGGCGGCGCTCTACAAGTTTCAAGGCGGTCGCATGCTGCCGGGCATCCCGACCCTGGGGGCCTGGGTGGTCTACGGACTGGGAACCGAGAACCGGAACCTGCCGGCCTTCGTGGTGCTGGATGATCCCCAGGGCCTGCCCATCAACGGCATCGCCAACTGGCAGTCGGGGTTTCTGCCTCCCATCTACCAGGGAACCCGCTTGCGCTCGGTAGGCGATCCCCTGCTGAACCTGCGGCCCGAGGTCGCCGAGCCCACCGCCCTGGTGAAGATGGGAACCCGTCTCCGCCAACAGCTCGATCGCATCCACAGGAGAGACCGTCCCGGCCTGCCCGAGCTGGATGCCCGTATCGCCAGCTACGAGCTGGCCGCGCGCCTGCAGTTGGAAGCCACCGATGCCCTGGACCTGTCCCGGGAAAGCCCCAGGACCCTGGAAATGTATGGCGTCGGAAGAAAGCCTGCGGTGGTGGGGAAGACCCACGTCAACCCGGGTCCCGACAACTACGGCCGCCGCTGCATCATGGCCCGGCGGCTGGTGGAGCGCGGCGTCCGCTACGTCCAGGTATGCGTGAACAGTCAGATCTGGGACTCCCATTCCCACCTGGAGGCTGACCTGAGGTCCTGTTGCGACCGAACCGATCAACCGGTGGCAGCTCTATTGGCGGACTTGAAGGAGCGGGGATTGCTGGACAGCACCCTGGTGATCTGGGCCGGCGAGTTCGGCCGCCATCCCATCGCCCAGATCATGCCCAAGCAGGGTGTGGCCGGCCGGGACCACAATCCCCGGGGCTTCAGCCTCTGGATGGCCGGTGGAGGAGTCAAGGGAGGAACGGTCTACGGCGCCACCGATGAATTCGGCTATCGGGCCGTGGAAAACCCCGTCAGCATCGAGGACCTGCACGCCACCATCCTGCACCTGCTGGGCCTGCACCACGAAGAGCTCTTTTTCGAACGCAGCGGGCTCAGGGAAAAGATCACCTTCAACTTCGAACCCAGGGTCGTTCGCGAAATCCTGGCGTGAGAGGTTATTCCCTCCAATCAGCTTGCTGTCGCCGCCGCAACGGTCACATAACTTCCAGTGATGTTTATCGTCGTCCAGTAGAGGCTATTACTATGGTATTTATGAGTGTCTTATATGAGATCTGCTGTGGCCGGACCGGCTACGAACATCCCTTGCAATCCACTGTCAAACCCATGCAATGGGGGTATGGATACTGTAAGCAACCTCTCACCTGACCGACCTAAAACCAAGCCCACCGGCGGCCACCCCAGCAACGCCCTCTCGGCCACCTTCCTCTGCTCCGCTTCCCCCGGAAGACACGCCGATGGAAACGGATCGTACCTCTTCGTCCAGCCCAGCCGTACCCGCAGCTCGATTCAGCGCCTCGTCGTCCGTGGCCGTCGCCGGGAGCTCGGTTTCGGCAGCCTCGCCTTGGTCCCCCTGGCCGAGGCCAGAGAGAAGGCGCTGGTCATCCGCAAGCTCGCTCGTGAGGGTGGAGACCCCCTTGCCGAGAAACGCCGTAGCCAAGGCATCCCTACCTTCGCCGAAGCGGACGAAGGCGAACCGCCAGCACCGGGTGCCGCTGTGTGGTCGCGCCCTGGAGATTCTCGAGGCGGCGCGGGCGCTCGGTCGCGGTAATCCGCTGGTGTTTCCGGGCGTGGGAGGAAAGCCGATCGCGGACACGGCGATGTCGGAACTGCTCAGGGAGTTGGGAATCGCGGCGGTGCCGCACGGCTTCCGGTCGAGCTCTCGGGACTGGGCGGCCGAGCTGCCGGCGGACCGCTCCGCCCTGGTCGCGATCAGCGCAGACGAGGAACTCGAGACCGTAACCAGATTTTTTGAGGATGAACCCATGCCGTGGACGAACTGGCACGCGGGCCTGGAGAGCGACTTCGAGCGCTTCCTGTGCATCGAGACCTATCCGACCTATATGCTGGCCAACGAGAACGGCACCATTTTGGCCCGAACCGGCAGTCTGGACGCTTCATTCATTTCCCTGATCGAAAATGCGGTGGACCATTTGGGGGGATTCGGAAGCACCAAGGGACTCGATGTCTACTTCAAATTTGAGGACTTTCGCAAGACCAGTCCACCAGGTTGAGAGAAGGCTGAAGAGAGTTACAATCGTCACACCGGAAGAAA harbors:
- a CDS encoding PSD1 and planctomycete cytochrome C domain-containing protein is translated as MRSWLWLAVALLLVPGAAPAQSIPQFESEVLPILSRYCTHCHGSLEPMGGLDLTNPLLIEKGGASGAGLVKHSPDASLIYKRLVDGSMPPAGQKKPSGEDIEVIRRWIGAGAPTLKFYQAPDRAADRRRQAKIQPPPLSSADREYWAFRKLAAPGPPRVHQAERVRTPVDAFLLEKLEGKGIGFSADAGRLFLMRRLYLDLIGLPPSPEEVNAFLADSSPLAYEQLVERLLASPHFGERWGRHWLDEAGYTDTLGGDNDFVSGKQPLGVPGKWKYRDYVIDAINRDKPYDRFVTEQLAGDELVDWRAASEFSPAMSRLLQATGFLRVAADDTNQDVLNTPDIRYGVLQRTVQTFASNVMGLTVGCAQCHDHKYDPISQLDYYRLTAVFTPAYNPQQWLQPDDRSLPEASPLEKESIDRANRRLDLRIKPFRRKLNALYHPYKQRLTDERLAQVPEVIREDLRIALKSFENELRPPERYLKEKFEPVVVPSEEQIQALLNPDQLARASHLKSRIAALERLRRTYGTLQATVDTGPPPPTYFLIRGNYLTPGPEVEPGMPAVLTEPGGEALQSENGAAGRSSGRRLALARRLTESDSRAAALVARVRVNRVWQRLFGEGIVATSDNLGRNGSRPTHPELLEWLADGFVSGGWQVKPLVRLLVTSTAYRQQSRLPGHEDSRGHKQHARVAMSVDPGNRLLWRMPLRRLESEAIRDSIMAVSGKLSRTMGGPAIRLDGKADGMVTVSIPDLAHPGDRWRRSLYLVGRRNYNLTVLSVFDQPKLSMNCIRRDTSAAVLQTLVLLNDAFLLEQARFFAGRVSRLARDPGKRIELAFRLALARKPSRKELSWSRELLEREARRRLATAAGREAADLEALASLCQMILNSNEFLHVG
- a CDS encoding FAD-dependent oxidoreductase — protein: MKGFNTSSTVRSAAPERASVAVIGAGIVGNCLVAHLAELGWRDLLLIDKGPLPKPGGSTGHASNFIFPTDHNREIALLTLDSQRQYEALGVNTTCGGIEVARTEARMEELRRRMTSARAWGIRTELLSSAEVVAKAPFVNGDVIRGGFYTPSASVVDSVRAGTIMRERAQAKGVLTVLDNTEVTGLEVTRPPVGRPRIRAVVTASGAIEVEQVVIACGVWSPRLAAMAGATIPLTPAVHQMANFGSIDLLQRTGNEIGFPIVRDMDTFMYERQSQEVMQVGSYAHRPILVPPDDIPSLAEAERSPTELPFTSGDFAPQLEHAREIMGALLAGSEMQYAVNGLLSLTPDAQQVLGETAEVEKLWSAAAVWVKEGPGTARLVAEWITYGYPRLCDPHGSDVTRFYPHERTSQHIRQRCHEHFNKTYGIVHPREQWESGRGMKRAPFHDRTAALGAEFHEARGWERPQWYASNADLVSGYAVPDRPHEWDRRWWSPIIDAEHLHLREKVGIVDLSGFQIFDASGPGVTPYLERLTVNRCDRPVGRCIYTPLLTPEGGIRADLTIQRLAQDRFRIVTGAFDGARDEVWFRRHLPPDGSVQFENLSSAICTLGVWGPDAGALLSTITDTPLSQAAFPYGTLQEAIVGGVPVTMLRISYVGENGWEIYAPMPHGAHLWDAVLEAGRVFDARPVGMGVYGGTGRLEKGYALMGADLDSEHSPVEAGLGRARVKDADFIGRNAYLQARSERPVAKLCTLTMDADASGLKRFPTGGNEPILTADGARIVDARDRESRATSAGMGPSVGKFLLLAYLPIEQATPGTGLQVLYMNRAYPVTVAASPVFDPGNTRMKE
- a CDS encoding aminomethyl transferase family protein translates to MSGQPRGVDQSDRMVPINLRQSGLTPTQLLISTRVRKSPYWHLSHAAGCWRATVYNRVYHPRGYVRPEEGGAAAEHEALTQHVTLWNVAVERQIRVAGTDAERFVDYVITRDATLIEPMSARYVILCNDKGGILNDPVLLRLSRHEFWFSLADSDLLYWLQGVNVGLRMDVGIDEIDVCPVQIQGPKSLALMVDLVGGGVRDIPYYGLLEAEIGGCSVVVSQSGFSGEKGYEIYLRDATLHAERLWSAVLEAGEPHQLMVIAPGHQRRIQAGILSWGQDMDHETVPFQCNLAYQVPRKKRGDYIGRAALERMRAEIEAGRPPFKMVMVGMKLGGKPIDDYAPDFWLVSDAGGGDPIGYLTSPWHAPEIGCNIALGYVPLGRSAVGTELRVWLPDDYASEPGRPDPARVCEVPFRPSFNPSARERAHARGEDAAD
- a CDS encoding DUF1501 domain-containing protein, translated to MWDKKTDTSRLQEDTWSRREFLHRSGLGFGGMALAHLLQAELAVASSSSSSSPNLLPRQPHIRPQARAVIQLMQNGGPSQMDLFDPKPELQKRSGKRHVEKVETFQPGSEANMLLGSPFEFAPRGQSGIELSNAIPHTASMVDDLCFVRSMHTEHNNHTEALVMLQTCKIFPGRPTLGAWISYALGTENQNLPSYIVLRDPEGYGTSAALLWENGWLPSLYRGTEFSSRGSAVLDLHPARPVASQSRRDQLDFLAKLNQQHRTGYPHNSDLETRIRNYELAARMQLAAGEVLDHSGESAATKQLYGLDIPAISSYGTRLLMARRLVEAGVRFIQVFPPAKPSTQPWDSHRNTQEEIESIAARTELPVEGLVRDLQSRGLLDSVIVMWCGEFGRLPVSQNGLGRDHNRNAFTLWLAGGGFKAGYAHGATDEFGYRAVKDRVSVPDLQATVLHQLGVDHRKLSYLHHGRDETPTDYPVTGAKVVRELLDRPSVPV